In the genome of Treponema pedis, one region contains:
- a CDS encoding divergent PAP2 family protein, translating to MLGIIQKEQLIMLFSSPIFLAAVTSWLLSQFIKTIFAMFNSSIRSPLDFFELILWRTGGMPSSHSALVASLTVSIGIRHGFDSDLFIFAIFVAMIVIRDAVGVRRSSGLQARALNDLGAKFSEINSSYSFKPVREIQGHKPVEAVAGIILGTITAILFAYFG from the coding sequence ATGCTCGGAATAATACAAAAAGAACAGCTGATTATGCTTTTTTCAAGTCCCATTTTTTTGGCGGCTGTAACAAGCTGGCTTTTAAGTCAGTTTATAAAAACTATATTTGCAATGTTTAACTCTTCCATACGAAGCCCTTTGGATTTCTTTGAACTTATTTTATGGAGAACGGGCGGTATGCCTTCAAGTCATTCCGCTTTGGTCGCCTCGTTGACCGTGAGCATAGGTATAAGACACGGATTCGACTCGGATTTATTTATTTTTGCAATTTTTGTTGCTATGATAGTTATACGCGATGCGGTGGGCGTCAGAAGGTCCAGCGGTTTACAGGCAAGAGCATTAAACGATTTGGGAGCAAAATTTTCTGAAATAAATTCTTCTTACTCGTTTAAACCGGTGCGCGAAATTCAGGGACATAAACCCGTGGAAGCCGTTGCTGGAATTATTTTAGGCACAATTACCGCAATTTTATTTGCATATTTCGGATAG
- a CDS encoding SLBB domain-containing protein codes for MTDFLTFRCGKELLEYPHSSTVLEGNAFLPQIAFIPISYGGKKVPEPLVLRGEFVREGQMIARGSGIGAVNAYSSIPGIVYDFVGFDLPDGRTIHSVAVKLEGSFDILGKPAANYSWKNSASSELLHAIDFAGVLNTASTTGEALAYQLRSAIKSGGKSVCINLFDKDPSCGLDAILFDTFYNEVAEGIGIAAKILNASTVVCIHKFGKNDKAKLEKISEACGNSAVEFIKASPCYPFIRNYIPKKNTDSLWLDISTALQTYEAVRTNNPITASYVLISGKAVNEPKVLKARIGTPIGNLIEECGGFKSNPEHIILNGLMCGFSIDNLDIPVTKNLKSIHICGKETVKHYSPSECINCGLCFNSCPLYLEPKKIVKAIESGNLNDEIIKQISLCKKCSCCSSCCPARIPLSAIIAETREQLKRERNIK; via the coding sequence ATGACGGATTTTTTAACTTTTAGATGCGGAAAAGAGCTTTTAGAATACCCGCACAGTTCAACTGTTCTTGAAGGAAACGCATTTTTACCGCAAATTGCCTTTATTCCCATTTCATACGGCGGGAAAAAAGTACCGGAACCTCTTGTTTTACGGGGCGAATTTGTAAGAGAAGGACAGATGATTGCACGCGGAAGCGGAATCGGAGCCGTAAATGCCTACTCTTCAATACCGGGCATAGTATACGATTTTGTGGGATTTGATTTACCTGACGGAAGAACCATTCACTCGGTTGCCGTAAAACTTGAAGGCTCTTTCGATATTTTAGGTAAACCGGCGGCAAATTATTCTTGGAAAAACAGCGCATCTTCAGAACTTTTACATGCAATAGATTTTGCGGGTGTTTTAAATACCGCCTCTACAACGGGAGAAGCTCTTGCGTACCAATTACGCTCCGCAATTAAATCGGGCGGAAAATCCGTTTGTATAAACCTTTTTGATAAAGACCCTTCATGCGGTTTGGACGCGATTTTATTCGATACATTTTATAATGAGGTTGCCGAAGGAATAGGAATAGCCGCAAAAATTTTAAATGCGTCTACTGTAGTATGTATTCATAAATTCGGTAAAAACGATAAAGCGAAACTGGAAAAAATCTCCGAAGCGTGCGGTAATTCCGCAGTGGAATTTATAAAAGCAAGTCCATGCTATCCTTTTATAAGAAACTACATTCCTAAAAAAAATACGGACAGTTTATGGCTTGATATTTCTACAGCACTTCAAACATACGAAGCAGTCCGTACAAATAACCCCATTACCGCCTCATACGTACTTATTTCAGGCAAAGCCGTAAACGAACCTAAGGTATTAAAAGCAAGAATAGGCACTCCTATAGGAAATCTGATAGAAGAATGCGGCGGATTTAAATCCAATCCCGAACATATTATTTTAAACGGCCTTATGTGCGGGTTTTCAATCGATAATTTGGATATTCCCGTTACAAAAAATTTAAAGTCCATTCATATTTGCGGAAAAGAAACGGTAAAACATTACTCGCCTTCGGAATGTATTAACTGCGGACTTTGTTTTAATTCTTGCCCGTTATATCTTGAACCTAAAAAAATAGTAAAAGCAATAGAAAGCGGAAACCTCAATGATGAAATCATAAAACAGATAAGTTTATGTAAAAAATGCTCATGCTGCTCATCATGCTGCCCTGCAAGAATTCCGTTATCCGCAATAATTGCCGAAACTCGTGAACAACTGAAAAGAGAGAGGAATATAAAATGA
- a CDS encoding Rnf-Nqr domain containing protein — MIQNKTMTPFMLGLCPLIPASSNFAYGLVFSGCVWVIFFSGLLAEIITEMLGLKKSKEIFIKTFIAAAAAFLNFLLQGLFPIIQGSIQLYIYILGFSYIILLSLEDYHDNVESLEFPLVYSVLALSLSLLREIFAFGTLSIPSPSGFLTLNLPYFAENPPMRFLGTTAGAFILSALAAWIILSIKRGSILPFRSVK; from the coding sequence ATGATACAAAATAAAACTATGACGCCTTTTATGCTCGGCTTATGTCCGCTTATTCCCGCATCTTCAAATTTCGCTTACGGGCTTGTTTTCTCAGGCTGCGTTTGGGTTATATTTTTTTCAGGACTTCTTGCGGAAATAATTACGGAAATGTTGGGATTAAAAAAAAGCAAAGAAATATTTATAAAAACCTTTATTGCAGCAGCAGCAGCCTTTTTAAATTTTTTATTACAAGGATTATTTCCTATTATTCAAGGAAGTATTCAACTTTACATCTATATTTTAGGATTTTCATATATAATTTTATTAAGTTTGGAAGATTATCACGACAATGTAGAATCTTTGGAATTTCCGCTTGTATATTCCGTTTTAGCGCTGTCTCTTTCGCTGCTGCGGGAAATATTTGCTTTCGGAACCCTTTCTATCCCCTCCCCTTCCGGCTTTTTAACGCTTAATCTCCCGTATTTCGCCGAAAATCCTCCTATGCGTTTTTTGGGAACAACTGCCGGAGCTTTTATTTTATCGGCACTCGCCGCATGGATTATTCTTTCAATAAAACGCGGCTCGATTTTACCGTTCAGGAGCGTAAAATAA
- a CDS encoding alpha-amylase/4-alpha-glucanotransferase domain-containing protein, translating to MENNRKKKIEICFTLHTDYSVIDAISKSDYTQIYKDIFSNLYGAPSIPFSFALSGGFLEWAQKENSHFFNVLSEMLKRKQIEIIGNAFYEPLLSMIPPSDLIGQIEYMTDILRKHFYKRPRGIYLPYFAWNPNIISNLKKCDIDYCLLDTRFFSKAHLNAFSPVCMEDSGKIIFGIPATKEFENTEASPSVFYDIMLTYASSVTENSIVIFLSPETVVKFLDKSQTGKSWFDEFLELTSNPDSGISMVTAEQLIKQKSIYQKGFIESNAVFSNQPVNNSVKHLVANKSHLYAMYAKIMHVHSLINQMRGDKSRKRNALMELWRAESGILFNLEARHERYNRQLRNCCYRSLLLAEKQSRINGIFTPSLTSLDFDLDGVREFISQRDNINMYIHSSGGKIFELDIFNAYRNYADISAEETGLFIDHLLSADELEAVKKGEFSSAIANPVFSENLYQDIKTDRFKFELQLRTEGGFRSFNLPVSLRKQYGFSDYGVQVQYILKNESKITLSAYFMVEIDLATSPIETKKPQVSVYANDQKQEANINNNKFESVSWIQIYDPHGKNIFTIETNETADLVILPIYEKSGDAKNPIAGLRNLFYWRIDLQPGLETEKLLSFKSDGKKTEKKK from the coding sequence GTGGAAAACAACCGTAAAAAAAAGATTGAAATATGCTTTACTCTTCATACGGATTACAGCGTAATAGATGCCATATCCAAATCCGATTACACACAAATTTACAAGGATATTTTTTCGAATTTATACGGAGCACCGTCAATTCCGTTTTCCTTCGCTTTAAGCGGAGGCTTTTTAGAATGGGCGCAAAAAGAAAACTCCCATTTTTTCAATGTACTTTCGGAAATGCTGAAAAGAAAACAAATTGAAATAATAGGAAATGCCTTTTACGAACCGCTCCTTTCAATGATTCCGCCGTCGGATTTAATAGGTCAAATAGAATATATGACCGATATATTGCGAAAACATTTTTATAAACGCCCCCGCGGAATTTATCTTCCCTATTTTGCATGGAATCCCAATATTATTTCCAACTTAAAAAAATGCGATATTGATTATTGTCTTTTAGACACGAGATTTTTCAGTAAAGCTCACTTAAACGCTTTTTCTCCCGTATGTATGGAAGATTCGGGGAAAATAATTTTCGGAATTCCCGCCACAAAAGAATTTGAAAACACGGAAGCCTCTCCCTCGGTGTTTTACGATATAATGTTAACATACGCCTCTTCCGTTACGGAAAACTCGATAGTAATTTTTTTATCGCCTGAAACCGTAGTTAAATTTTTAGATAAATCTCAAACGGGAAAATCATGGTTTGACGAATTTTTAGAACTTACCTCCAATCCCGATTCGGGTATTTCAATGGTAACGGCCGAACAGCTTATAAAACAAAAATCAATTTATCAAAAAGGATTTATAGAATCAAATGCCGTTTTTTCCAATCAGCCTGTAAATAATTCGGTAAAACACTTGGTTGCAAATAAATCTCACCTTTACGCAATGTATGCAAAAATAATGCATGTTCACAGTCTTATAAACCAAATGCGCGGAGATAAGTCGAGAAAACGCAATGCGCTTATGGAGCTGTGGCGTGCCGAAAGCGGTATCTTATTTAATCTGGAAGCAAGACATGAAAGATACAACAGGCAGCTTAGAAACTGCTGTTACCGCAGCTTACTTCTTGCCGAAAAACAATCCAGAATAAACGGTATTTTTACCCCCTCGCTTACAAGCCTTGATTTCGATTTGGACGGAGTAAGAGAATTTATTTCGCAGAGGGATAATATAAATATGTATATTCACAGCTCAGGCGGAAAAATATTCGAGCTGGATATTTTTAACGCATATAGAAACTATGCCGACATTTCCGCAGAAGAAACGGGCTTATTTATAGACCATCTTTTATCCGCAGATGAACTTGAAGCAGTAAAAAAAGGAGAATTTTCTTCCGCAATTGCAAACCCCGTCTTTTCGGAAAACCTATATCAGGACATAAAAACCGACAGATTTAAATTCGAATTACAGCTTAGAACCGAAGGCGGATTCAGGTCTTTTAATTTGCCGGTTTCCTTACGTAAACAATACGGTTTCAGCGATTACGGCGTACAAGTACAATATATCTTAAAAAACGAAAGCAAGATAACCCTTTCGGCTTATTTTATGGTGGAAATCGACTTAGCTACAAGTCCTATAGAAACAAAAAAGCCTCAAGTTTCCGTTTATGCAAACGACCAAAAACAAGAGGCAAACATAAACAACAATAAATTTGAATCGGTTTCATGGATACAAATTTACGACCCGCACGGCAAAAATATTTTCACAATTGAAACAAATGAAACCGCCGATTTGGTAATTTTACCCATTTATGAAAAATCCGGAGACGCAAAAAACCCGATTGCCGGTTTACGCAATTTGTTTTATTGGCGCATAGACTTACAACCGGGACTTGAAACCGAAAAACTTCTTTCTTTTAAATCCGACGGGAAAAAAACGGAAAAGAAAAAATGA